In Streptomyces sclerotialus, one genomic interval encodes:
- a CDS encoding CDGSH iron-sulfur domain-containing protein translates to MPSEAPEPAAAAGPAAAGDVRRVTLQKEGPVLVEGPVEVRLADGSVVTSDRFCVALCMCRRSRRYPWCDTSHRRRKRDG, encoded by the coding sequence GTGCCGAGCGAAGCGCCTGAGCCCGCGGCGGCGGCCGGCCCGGCAGCGGCCGGGGACGTCCGCCGCGTCACCCTCCAGAAGGAGGGCCCCGTGCTCGTGGAGGGCCCGGTCGAGGTGCGGCTGGCGGACGGCAGCGTGGTGACCTCCGACCGGTTCTGCGTGGCCCTGTGCATGTGCCGCCGCAGCCGCCGTTACCCGTGGTGCGACACCAGCCA
- a CDS encoding HemK2/MTQ2 family protein methyltransferase, translating into MDLSGYSCFVPFITLPGVYAPQDDTALLADALRHEPLAPGARVLDIGTGTGALALAAARRGGEVTAVDISRRAVLAARLNARLAGLPVRVVRGNLLTPVTGRSFDLILTNPPYVPAPAAVLPRRGSARAWDAGHDGRLLLDRICRDAPGLLAPGGALLMVHSALSGTEPTLRMLRAAGLETLLVEQRSVPFGPVLRSRQSWLHSQGLTAPDEEKEELVVIRAERSA; encoded by the coding sequence ATGGATTTATCCGGGTACTCCTGTTTTGTGCCTTTCATAACACTTCCCGGGGTCTACGCCCCGCAGGACGACACGGCCCTGCTGGCCGACGCGCTGCGGCACGAGCCGCTGGCGCCGGGTGCGCGGGTGCTGGACATCGGCACCGGCACCGGCGCACTGGCCCTCGCGGCCGCCCGGCGCGGCGGCGAGGTCACCGCCGTCGACATCTCCCGGCGCGCGGTGCTCGCGGCCCGGCTGAACGCCCGGCTCGCGGGCCTTCCCGTACGCGTGGTGCGCGGCAATCTCCTCACCCCCGTCACCGGCCGCTCCTTCGACCTGATCCTCACCAATCCGCCGTACGTCCCGGCACCCGCCGCCGTGCTGCCCCGGCGCGGCAGCGCACGGGCCTGGGACGCCGGACACGACGGGCGGCTGCTGCTGGACCGGATCTGCCGGGACGCACCGGGCCTGCTGGCGCCCGGCGGGGCGCTGCTCATGGTGCACTCGGCGCTCAGCGGTACCGAGCCGACCCTGCGGATGCTGCGCGCCGCCGGACTGGAGACCCTGCTGGTCGAGCAGCGCTCCGTACCCTTCGGGCCCGTGCTGCGGTCCCGGCAGAGCTGGCTGCACAGCCAGGGCCTGACGGCGCCGGACGAGGAGAAGGAAGAGCTGGTGGTGATCCGTGCCGAGCGAAGCGCCTGA
- a CDS encoding iron-containing redox enzyme family protein: MSDELTGPELPRDRGPVSAAVIGALRDGGAPDAGDAAATADPYGDDLQLALYVAYELHYRGFAGVDPAREWDPELLRVRAVLERRFLDALRADATAHESAADALDGLLVEPVGGDGVSHVLERSGTRSQLREYAAQRSLYHLKEADPHAWVLPRLWGRAKAGMAAVEFDEFGGGRPERVHAQLFADLMTDLGLDTAYGRYLEAAGAEMLAVVNLMSLFGLHRALRGALVGHFAAVEVTSSPASRRLAGAMRRAGAGPAAEFFYTEHVEADAVHEQVVRHEVVDGLLAAEPHLERDVAFGIDATGFLDDRFGERLLTAWRAGESSLRVAIEPDLASVR; encoded by the coding sequence ATGAGCGACGAGCTGACCGGGCCGGAGCTGCCGCGCGACCGGGGGCCGGTCTCGGCAGCCGTGATCGGTGCGCTGCGCGACGGTGGCGCGCCGGACGCGGGCGACGCGGCCGCGACGGCGGACCCGTACGGCGACGACCTGCAGCTGGCGCTGTACGTGGCGTACGAGCTGCACTACCGCGGCTTCGCCGGGGTGGACCCGGCGCGTGAGTGGGACCCGGAGCTGCTGCGGGTGAGGGCCGTACTGGAGCGGCGCTTCCTCGACGCGCTGCGCGCCGACGCCACCGCACACGAGAGCGCGGCGGACGCCCTGGACGGCCTGCTCGTCGAACCGGTCGGCGGGGACGGTGTCTCCCATGTCCTGGAGCGCTCCGGCACCCGTTCCCAGCTGCGCGAATACGCCGCCCAGCGGAGCCTGTACCACCTGAAGGAGGCCGACCCGCACGCCTGGGTGCTGCCGCGGCTGTGGGGGCGGGCCAAGGCGGGCATGGCGGCGGTGGAGTTCGACGAGTTCGGCGGCGGGCGCCCCGAGCGGGTGCACGCCCAGCTCTTCGCCGACCTGATGACCGACCTCGGCCTGGACACCGCCTACGGGCGCTATCTCGAAGCGGCCGGTGCGGAGATGCTGGCCGTGGTCAACCTGATGTCCCTCTTCGGGCTGCACCGGGCGCTGCGCGGGGCGCTCGTCGGGCACTTCGCCGCCGTCGAGGTGACCTCCTCGCCCGCCTCCCGGCGGCTGGCCGGGGCGATGCGGCGGGCCGGCGCCGGCCCGGCGGCGGAGTTCTTCTACACCGAGCACGTGGAGGCCGACGCGGTGCACGAGCAGGTCGTACGGCACGAGGTCGTCGACGGGCTGCTGGCGGCCGAGCCGCACCTGGAGCGGGACGTCGCCTTCGGGATCGACGCCACCGGCTTCCTGGACGACCGCTTCGGTGAACGGCTGCTCACCGCCTGGCGGGCGGGCGAGTCGTCACTGCGGGTGGCCATCGAGCCCGATCTCGCATCCGTACGGTGA
- a CDS encoding SigB/SigF/SigG family RNA polymerase sigma factor produces the protein MAASTALRRHPDAPDTDAAFARLAQLPDCPARKQLREGIVCDWLPMANRLARRYSGRGETEEDLRQVAAVGLLKAVDRFDPASGTPFPAYAIPTILGELRRHFRDDLWAVHVPRRTQELRATVHQAREQLEFRNGSATLTIGDLAEHTGLSEDDVVLGLEAQGAYTALSLECPMSTDAGHSFHLADFLGDEDPELELVEERLCAAPVLRALPQRERVILYLRFFRDMTQSQIAEEVGISQMHVSRILQRCCHLVRVEVTPQP, from the coding sequence ATGGCCGCCTCCACCGCGCTCCGCCGCCATCCGGATGCCCCGGACACCGATGCCGCCTTCGCCCGGCTGGCCCAGCTGCCGGACTGCCCGGCCAGGAAGCAGCTGCGGGAGGGCATCGTCTGCGACTGGCTGCCGATGGCCAATCGCCTCGCGCGCCGCTACAGCGGCCGCGGCGAGACGGAGGAGGACCTGCGGCAGGTCGCCGCGGTCGGCCTCCTCAAAGCCGTCGACCGGTTCGATCCCGCCTCGGGCACGCCCTTCCCGGCGTACGCGATCCCCACCATCCTGGGCGAACTGCGGCGGCACTTCCGGGACGACCTGTGGGCCGTCCACGTACCGCGCCGCACGCAGGAGCTGCGCGCCACCGTCCACCAGGCACGCGAGCAGCTGGAATTCCGCAACGGCTCCGCCACCCTCACCATCGGCGACCTGGCCGAGCACACCGGCCTGTCCGAGGACGACGTGGTGCTGGGGCTGGAGGCGCAGGGCGCGTACACGGCGCTGTCGCTGGAATGCCCCATGAGCACGGACGCCGGCCACTCCTTCCACCTCGCCGACTTCCTCGGCGACGAGGACCCGGAGCTGGAGCTGGTCGAGGAGCGGCTGTGCGCGGCCCCCGTGCTGCGAGCCCTGCCGCAGCGCGAACGGGTCATCCTCTACCTGCGGTTCTTCCGCGACATGACCCAGAGCCAGATCGCCGAGGAGGTGGGCATCTCGCAGATGCACGTCTCCCGCATCCTCCAGCGGTGCTGCCACCTGGTGCGGGTCGAGGTGACACCGCAGCCGTGA
- a CDS encoding DUF6479 family protein produces the protein MTSFESLAAPNRDLLVGIGPFVAGLVVVLLLIGAVGYGLRRKRRRSQPAPNQPSAPMAGGYETGMRTDDEVTADGHRRMPYEFDQTRGTRPSDGGEPPKWQEGHSGSFGNG, from the coding sequence ATGACCAGCTTCGAGTCCTTGGCGGCTCCCAACCGTGACCTGCTCGTCGGCATCGGTCCGTTCGTCGCGGGCCTCGTCGTCGTGCTCCTTCTCATCGGTGCCGTGGGCTACGGTCTGCGGCGCAAGCGGCGTCGTTCGCAGCCGGCCCCCAATCAGCCGAGCGCGCCCATGGCAGGCGGGTACGAAACGGGAATGCGTACGGATGACGAGGTGACCGCCGACGGTCACCGCCGGATGCCGTACGAGTTCGACCAGACGCGTGGCACCCGCCCGTCGGACGGCGGTGAACCGCCGAAATGGCAGGAAGGCCACAGCGGCTCCTTCGGTAACGGCTGA
- the qcrB gene encoding cytochrome bc1 complex cytochrome b subunit: MGPGGSSVQVFRRRGARPAYRAEGAAATAFTALDQRLPLVEGARALLRKAFPDHWSFLLGELALYSFLVLVLTGTYLTLFFDPSTAETVYHGRHIALDGTRMSHAYASTLDISFEVRGGLLIRQIHHWSSLVFVAAVGVHLLRVFFTGAFRRPREVNWMIGVTLFMLALLEGFAGYSLPDDSLSGTGLRTANAIVSSIPLVGSYLNFFLWQGAYPGTGLIPRLYVLHILLIPGIILALVALHLMLVVVLKHTHWNKRGHTNRNVVGQPMVPQFTMKSTGLFMMISGVLACLGAVAQINPVWDYGPYRPDQVATDAQPDWYVGFLEGGLRLMPPFETNLWGHTVMWNVFVPTLVLPGLLFLTLYLYPFFERWVTGDRAEHHLCDRPRNRPTRTALGVAAVVFYAVLLLGGGNDVIAYSFRVSVNALTWVLRVALVVAPVLAFRLTKRLCLALQAADRELLTEGEETGEVTQHVHGELSGGRTGISADRAYRILVRDVPEPLPRPADGRTARGQRLRIALSGWYYRDHVPLPVAPGQRREIAERTAGPARETAGPPDSAR; this comes from the coding sequence ATGGGCCCCGGAGGGAGTTCGGTGCAGGTGTTCCGACGGCGCGGAGCCCGGCCTGCGTACCGGGCCGAAGGGGCGGCCGCCACCGCGTTCACCGCCCTTGACCAGCGGCTTCCCCTCGTCGAAGGCGCCCGGGCACTGCTTCGCAAGGCCTTCCCCGACCACTGGTCCTTCCTGCTCGGGGAGCTCGCGCTCTACAGCTTCCTGGTGCTGGTACTGACCGGCACCTATCTCACGCTGTTCTTCGACCCGAGCACGGCGGAGACCGTTTACCACGGCCGCCACATTGCGCTCGACGGTACGCGGATGTCCCATGCGTACGCCTCCACCCTCGACATCAGTTTCGAGGTGCGCGGCGGTCTGCTGATCCGGCAGATCCACCACTGGTCGTCGCTGGTGTTCGTGGCCGCGGTCGGTGTGCACCTGCTCCGTGTCTTTTTCACCGGGGCTTTCCGGCGGCCCCGCGAAGTGAACTGGATGATCGGCGTGACGCTGTTCATGCTGGCGCTGCTGGAGGGTTTCGCCGGCTACTCCCTCCCGGACGATTCACTGTCCGGTACGGGACTGCGCACGGCCAACGCGATCGTCTCTTCCATTCCCCTCGTCGGCAGCTATCTGAATTTCTTCCTCTGGCAGGGCGCCTATCCCGGGACGGGCCTCATTCCGCGGCTCTACGTGCTGCACATCCTCCTCATTCCGGGAATCATCCTCGCGCTGGTCGCCCTGCACCTGATGCTCGTGGTCGTCCTCAAACACACGCACTGGAACAAGCGCGGCCACACCAACCGGAACGTCGTCGGCCAGCCGATGGTCCCGCAGTTCACCATGAAGTCCACCGGCCTCTTCATGATGATTTCCGGCGTACTGGCCTGCCTCGGTGCGGTGGCCCAGATCAATCCGGTCTGGGATTACGGTCCGTACCGCCCGGACCAGGTGGCCACCGACGCCCAGCCCGACTGGTACGTGGGATTCCTGGAAGGCGGCCTGCGGCTCATGCCGCCTTTCGAGACGAATCTGTGGGGCCATACCGTGATGTGGAACGTCTTCGTTCCCACTCTGGTGCTCCCCGGCCTGCTCTTCCTCACGCTGTACCTGTATCCGTTCTTCGAGCGCTGGGTGACCGGGGACCGCGCCGAACACCACCTGTGCGACCGGCCCCGGAACCGGCCCACCCGCACCGCGCTGGGCGTGGCCGCCGTCGTCTTCTACGCCGTCCTGCTGCTGGGCGGCGGCAACGACGTGATCGCCTACAGCTTCCGGGTCTCGGTGAACGCGCTCACCTGGGTCCTGCGCGTCGCCCTCGTGGTGGCCCCGGTGCTCGCCTTCCGGCTCACCAAGCGGCTCTGCCTCGCCCTCCAGGCGGCCGACCGCGAGCTGCTCACCGAAGGCGAGGAGACCGGCGAGGTCACGCAGCACGTCCATGGCGAGCTGAGTGGTGGCCGCACCGGCATCTCAGCCGACCGCGCGTACCGCATCCTCGTACGCGACGTCCCCGAGCCGCTGCCGCGCCCTGCGGACGGCCGTACGGCACGCGGGCAGCGGCTGCGGATCGCGCTGAGCGGCTGGTACTACCGCGATCACGTGCCGCTGCCGGTCGCCCCCGGACAGCGGCGGGAGATCGCCGAGCGGACCGCGGGCCCGGCGCGGGAGACGGCCGGGCCGCCGGACTCCGCGCGGTAG
- a CDS encoding cytochrome c oxidase subunit 4 — MKIEAYLFGGVAVFFLVVDVVYALLSLEPAGVAALTVSCLMAALVSAFCTANHRRRGARPEDDKQGEIRERAGRLAFFPPKSGYPPLTALGAAVAGLGIVYGLWLFLIGFGLLVAGAFGMVFEFNDR, encoded by the coding sequence ATGAAGATCGAGGCCTACCTCTTCGGCGGCGTCGCGGTGTTCTTCCTCGTCGTCGACGTCGTCTACGCGCTGCTGTCGCTGGAGCCCGCGGGGGTGGCGGCGCTGACCGTGTCCTGCCTGATGGCGGCTCTGGTGTCCGCCTTCTGCACGGCGAACCACCGGCGCCGGGGCGCCCGGCCGGAGGACGACAAGCAGGGGGAGATCCGGGAGCGGGCCGGGCGGCTGGCCTTCTTCCCGCCGAAGAGCGGATACCCGCCGCTGACCGCGCTCGGCGCCGCGGTGGCGGGCCTGGGCATCGTCTATGGTCTGTGGCTCTTCCTCATCGGCTTCGGGCTGCTGGTGGCCGGCGCCTTCGGGATGGTCTTCGAGTTCAACGACCGGTAG
- the ctaD gene encoding aa3-type cytochrome oxidase subunit I, whose protein sequence is MVHVERQARAEAAAARRVETGSRIRGWLTTTDHKVIGNLYLVTAFAFFLFAGALAMLMRTELARPGMQLVSSEQYNQLFTIHGTIMMLLFATPMFAGFANAVMPLQIGAPDVAFPRLNALTYWLFLLGGLMVVAGFLTPQGAASFGWFAYAPLNGAVRTPGEGGDLWATGLILSGLSTTLGSVNFIATIMCLRAPGMTMFRMPIFTWNVLFTSILALLAFPVLTAALFALLADRKFGAHVFDAANGGAVLWQHLFWFFGHPEVYIVALPFFGVITEIVPVFSRKPVFGYVGMVGATIAITMLSATVWAHHMFATGAVLLPFFSLMSFLIAAPTGVKFFNWIGTMWRGSLSFETPMLWAGGFLVTFLLGGLSGVLIASPPLDLHVTDTYFIVAHLHYVLFGTVVFAMFGGFYFWWPKLTGRMLDERLGKIHFWTLFAGFQLTFLVQHWLGSEGMPRRYADYLAADGFTTLNTLSSLGAFLLGLSTLPFLYNVWRTAKYAAKVQADDPWGWGRSLEWATSCPPPRHNFHTLPRVRSDSPAFDLHHPEAYRLPAGEHGAQEPTPDPHGEPSA, encoded by the coding sequence GTGGTCCACGTTGAGCGGCAGGCGCGCGCGGAGGCCGCCGCGGCGCGCCGTGTCGAGACCGGCAGCCGCATCCGCGGCTGGCTGACCACCACCGACCACAAGGTGATCGGCAACCTCTACCTCGTGACCGCCTTCGCGTTCTTCCTGTTCGCCGGGGCGCTGGCGATGCTGATGCGGACCGAACTGGCCCGCCCGGGGATGCAGCTGGTCTCGTCCGAGCAGTACAACCAGCTGTTCACGATCCACGGCACGATCATGATGCTGCTCTTCGCGACGCCGATGTTCGCCGGGTTCGCCAACGCCGTCATGCCGCTGCAGATCGGCGCCCCGGACGTCGCCTTCCCCCGGCTGAACGCGCTCACCTACTGGCTGTTCCTCCTCGGCGGCCTGATGGTCGTCGCCGGCTTCCTCACCCCGCAGGGCGCCGCGTCCTTCGGGTGGTTCGCGTACGCGCCGCTCAACGGGGCCGTGCGCACGCCGGGGGAGGGCGGCGACCTGTGGGCGACGGGCCTGATCCTCTCCGGGCTCAGCACGACGCTGGGCTCGGTGAACTTCATCGCGACCATCATGTGCCTGCGCGCGCCCGGCATGACGATGTTCCGGATGCCGATCTTCACCTGGAACGTGCTGTTCACCTCGATCCTCGCCCTGCTGGCCTTCCCGGTCCTCACGGCCGCGCTCTTCGCGCTGCTCGCGGACCGGAAGTTCGGGGCGCACGTCTTCGACGCGGCGAACGGCGGGGCGGTCCTGTGGCAGCACCTGTTCTGGTTCTTCGGACACCCCGAGGTCTACATCGTGGCGCTGCCGTTCTTCGGGGTGATCACCGAGATCGTGCCGGTCTTCAGCCGCAAGCCGGTCTTCGGCTACGTCGGCATGGTCGGTGCGACCATCGCCATCACGATGCTCTCGGCGACCGTCTGGGCGCACCACATGTTCGCCACCGGCGCGGTGCTGCTGCCGTTCTTCTCGCTGATGTCGTTCCTGATCGCGGCGCCCACGGGGGTGAAGTTCTTCAACTGGATCGGCACGATGTGGCGCGGCAGCCTCTCCTTCGAGACGCCGATGCTGTGGGCCGGCGGCTTCCTGGTGACGTTCCTGCTCGGCGGGCTGAGCGGGGTGCTGATCGCCTCGCCGCCGCTGGACCTCCACGTCACCGACACCTACTTCATCGTCGCTCACCTGCACTACGTCCTCTTCGGGACGGTGGTCTTCGCGATGTTCGGCGGCTTCTACTTCTGGTGGCCCAAGCTGACCGGCCGGATGCTCGACGAACGGCTCGGGAAGATCCATTTCTGGACGCTGTTCGCGGGCTTCCAGCTCACCTTCCTGGTCCAGCACTGGCTGGGCTCCGAGGGCATGCCCCGGCGGTACGCCGACTACCTCGCGGCCGACGGCTTCACCACCCTCAACACCCTCTCCTCCCTCGGTGCCTTCCTCCTCGGCCTGTCGACGCTGCCGTTCCTGTACAACGTCTGGAGGACCGCCAAGTACGCCGCGAAGGTGCAGGCCGACGACCCCTGGGGCTGGGGCAGGTCGCTGGAGTGGGCCACCTCCTGCCCGCCGCCGCGGCACAACTTCCACACGCTGCCCCGCGTGCGCTCCGACTCGCCCGCCTTCGACCTGCACCACCCCGAGGCGTACCGGCTGCCCGCCGGCGAGCACGGCGCGCAGGAACCGACCCCCGACCCGCACGGAGAGCCCAGCGCATGA
- a CDS encoding phosphocholine-specific phospholipase C, which yields MPHLDRRRFLQLAGGTAAFTALSGSIARAAAIPARHRSGTIDDVEHIVVLMQENRSFDHYFGSLRGVRGFGDPRPVTLPSGKPVWHQSDGTKEVLPFRPEADNLGLQFIQDLNHDWAGSHRAWNEGKYDQWIPAKSATTMAYLTRADIPFHYALADTFTICDAYHCSLIGSTDPNRYYLWTGYTGNDGTGGGPVLGNEEAGYSWTTYPERLEKAGVSWKIYQDIGDGLDADGKWGWIDDAYRGTYGDNSLLYFDQYRNAKPGDPLYDKARTGTDIKAGGGLFDQLRADVKGGKLPKISWIVAPEAFTEHPNWPANYGAWYISQILDALTSDPDVWSRTALFVTYDENDGFFDHVVPPYPPSSDAQGRSTVDVGPDLYEGGKGYAAGPYGLGQRVPMLVLSPWSKGGYVCSETFDHTSVIRFMERRFGVHEPHISPWRRAICGDLTSAFDFAHPDTRPVALPDTEGYRPPDGDRHDDYVPKPPAEPSLPRQEKGSRPARALPYAPYADGAADPAAGKYTLTLSGGDKAGAAFYVTAGNRGDGPWTYTAAAGRPVSDTWNTAYSEGRYDLSVFGPNGFLRVFKGPGRTAGPEVTARHDATTGNVKLTFTNRGRTDADLTLADAYGSPAQTFKVRAGATVTHTVDLRPSKRWYDLSVTSEGDAAFLRRFAGHVETGEPGVSDPAIRTV from the coding sequence ATGCCGCATCTGGACCGCCGCCGCTTCCTGCAACTCGCCGGAGGCACCGCGGCCTTCACCGCGCTCTCGGGCAGCATCGCCCGCGCCGCCGCGATCCCGGCCCGGCACCGCTCCGGCACCATCGACGACGTCGAGCACATCGTCGTACTGATGCAGGAGAACCGTTCCTTCGACCACTACTTCGGCTCGCTCCGCGGCGTACGCGGCTTCGGCGACCCGCGCCCCGTGACGCTGCCCAGCGGCAAGCCGGTGTGGCACCAGTCGGACGGCACGAAGGAGGTACTGCCCTTCCGGCCGGAGGCCGACAACCTGGGCCTGCAGTTCATCCAGGACCTCAACCACGACTGGGCCGGCAGCCACCGGGCGTGGAACGAGGGCAAGTACGACCAGTGGATACCCGCCAAGTCGGCGACGACCATGGCGTACCTGACGCGTGCGGACATCCCCTTCCACTACGCCCTCGCCGACACCTTCACGATCTGCGACGCGTACCACTGCTCGCTGATCGGCTCCACCGACCCCAATCGCTACTACCTGTGGACCGGGTACACCGGCAACGACGGCACCGGCGGCGGCCCGGTCCTCGGCAACGAAGAGGCCGGCTACAGCTGGACCACCTACCCCGAGCGGCTGGAGAAGGCGGGCGTCTCCTGGAAGATCTACCAGGACATCGGCGACGGGCTCGACGCGGACGGCAAGTGGGGCTGGATCGACGACGCCTACCGCGGCACGTACGGCGACAACTCGCTGCTGTACTTCGACCAGTACCGGAACGCGAAGCCCGGCGACCCGCTGTACGACAAGGCCCGCACGGGCACGGACATCAAGGCGGGCGGCGGCCTCTTCGACCAGCTCCGGGCCGACGTCAAGGGCGGCAAGCTGCCGAAGATCTCCTGGATCGTGGCGCCCGAGGCGTTCACCGAGCACCCCAACTGGCCCGCGAACTACGGCGCCTGGTACATCTCCCAGATCCTGGACGCGCTCACCTCCGACCCCGACGTGTGGAGCAGGACCGCCCTCTTCGTCACCTACGACGAGAACGACGGCTTCTTCGACCACGTCGTGCCGCCGTACCCGCCGTCCTCCGACGCGCAGGGCCGCTCCACCGTGGACGTCGGCCCCGACCTCTACGAGGGCGGCAAGGGCTACGCCGCAGGGCCGTACGGCCTGGGCCAGCGCGTGCCGATGCTGGTCCTCTCGCCCTGGAGCAAGGGCGGCTACGTCTGCTCCGAGACCTTCGACCACACCTCCGTCATCCGCTTCATGGAGCGCCGCTTCGGCGTCCACGAGCCGCACATCTCGCCCTGGCGGCGGGCCATCTGCGGCGACCTGACCTCGGCCTTCGACTTCGCGCACCCCGACACCCGGCCGGTCGCCCTCCCGGACACCGAGGGCTACCGCCCGCCGGACGGCGACCGGCACGACGACTACGTCCCGAAGCCGCCCGCCGAACCGTCCCTCCCCCGCCAGGAGAAGGGCTCCCGCCCGGCCCGCGCCCTGCCCTACGCCCCGTACGCCGACGGCGCGGCCGACCCCGCGGCGGGGAAGTACACGCTCACCCTCAGCGGCGGCGACAAGGCGGGGGCCGCCTTCTACGTCACCGCGGGGAACCGCGGCGACGGCCCCTGGACGTACACCGCCGCCGCGGGCAGGCCGGTCTCCGACACCTGGAACACCGCCTACTCCGAGGGCCGGTACGACCTGTCTGTGTTCGGCCCGAACGGCTTCCTGCGCGTCTTCAAGGGACCGGGGAGGACCGCGGGCCCGGAGGTGACCGCGCGCCACGACGCCACCACCGGCAACGTGAAGCTGACCTTCACCAACCGCGGCCGTACCGACGCGGACCTCACGCTGGCCGACGCCTACGGCAGCCCCGCGCAGACGTTCAAGGTCCGGGCCGGCGCCACCGTCACCCACACCGTCGACCTGCGCCCGAGCAAGCGCTGGTACGACCTGTCGGTGACCTCGGAGGGCGACGCGGCATTCCTGCGCCGCTTCGCCGGCCACGTCGAGACCGGCGAACCAGGCGTCAGCGACCCGGCGATCCGCACCGTCTGA
- a CDS encoding SpoIIE family protein phosphatase produces MTRRVHPATAALGALPYAVMALVTLVDLTVGPAAGFLPLVSLGPAFAGLTGSWRRTALIGVLSFVLCLVLGVYDGLFAGRRGYTALISVAGVTVAGVAAAVMRRRREAELANVRSIAEVAQRVLLRPVPRGAGRLSVAVSYTSAVAEARIGGDLYEVVASPYGVRALIGDVQGKGLEAVETAAVVVGAFREAAYDEPDIAAVGARLERALERHLSDEKFVTAVLAETGTGHTMTLLNYGHPAPLAVRPEGAVAYLEPPRRALPLGLTAHGEDGPEPYDVGFAPGDQVLFYTDGVTEARDGDGHFYPLDERAGLLKEADPQAAVDAIRADLVAHTGGPLHDDAAMLLVRYRTA; encoded by the coding sequence GTGACACGGCGCGTACATCCGGCCACCGCGGCCCTGGGTGCCCTCCCCTACGCGGTGATGGCCCTGGTCACGCTGGTGGACCTCACTGTCGGACCGGCCGCCGGCTTCCTGCCGCTGGTCTCGCTCGGACCGGCCTTCGCGGGGCTGACCGGCAGCTGGCGGCGCACCGCCCTGATCGGTGTGCTCTCCTTCGTCCTCTGCCTCGTCCTCGGGGTGTACGACGGGCTCTTCGCCGGGCGCCGCGGGTACACCGCCCTGATCTCGGTCGCCGGCGTCACGGTCGCGGGCGTCGCGGCGGCCGTGATGCGGCGGCGCCGGGAGGCGGAGCTCGCGAACGTACGCTCCATCGCCGAGGTCGCGCAGCGCGTCCTGCTGCGTCCCGTGCCGCGCGGTGCGGGCCGGCTGAGCGTGGCCGTCTCGTACACCTCCGCGGTCGCCGAGGCGCGGATCGGCGGGGACCTCTACGAGGTCGTGGCCTCGCCGTACGGTGTGCGGGCGCTCATCGGGGACGTGCAGGGCAAGGGCCTGGAGGCGGTGGAGACGGCCGCCGTCGTGGTCGGTGCCTTCCGCGAGGCGGCGTACGACGAGCCGGACATCGCCGCCGTCGGCGCCCGCCTCGAACGCGCCCTGGAACGGCACCTGTCGGACGAGAAGTTCGTCACCGCCGTGCTCGCCGAGACCGGCACGGGCCACACGATGACGCTGCTGAACTACGGCCACCCCGCGCCGCTGGCCGTCCGCCCGGAGGGTGCCGTGGCGTACCTGGAGCCGCCGCGCCGGGCCCTGCCGCTCGGCCTCACCGCGCACGGCGAGGACGGCCCGGAACCGTACGACGTCGGCTTCGCGCCGGGCGACCAGGTGCTGTTCTACACGGACGGGGTGACCGAGGCGCGGGACGGCGACGGGCACTTCTACCCGCTGGACGAGCGGGCCGGACTGCTGAAGGAGGCGGACCCGCAGGCCGCGGTGGACGCCATCCGCGCGGATCTGGTGGCGCACACCGGCGGTCCGCTGCACGACGACGCCGCGATGCTGCTGGTCCGCTACCGCACCGCCTGA
- a CDS encoding DUF4287 domain-containing protein has translation MTENVQGPASYFPSIEKKYGRPIAEWQDLIRTSPLTKHMELVAWLKSAHGLGHGHANALVAHTLAEARGK, from the coding sequence ATGACCGAAAACGTGCAGGGCCCCGCGAGTTACTTCCCGTCGATCGAGAAGAAGTACGGCCGGCCGATAGCGGAGTGGCAGGACCTCATCCGCACCTCCCCGCTGACGAAGCACATGGAGCTGGTCGCATGGCTCAAGAGCGCACACGGCCTGGGGCACGGCCACGCCAACGCCCTCGTCGCGCACACGCTCGCCGAGGCCCGCGGCAAGTAG